A genomic segment from Bos mutus isolate GX-2022 chromosome 14, NWIPB_WYAK_1.1, whole genome shotgun sequence encodes:
- the PUF60 gene encoding poly(U)-binding-splicing factor PUF60 isoform X2, whose product MATATIALQVNGQQGGGSEPAAAAAAAAVVAAGDKWKPPQGTDSIKMENGQGTAAKLGLPPLTPEQQEALQKAKKYAMEQSIKSVLVKQTIAHQQQQLTNLQMAAQRQRALAIMCRVYVGSIYYELGEDTIRQAFAPFGPIKSIDMSWDSVTMKHKGFAFVEYEVPEAAQLALEQMNSVMLGGRNIKVGRPSNIGQAQPIIDQLAEEARAFNRIYVASVHQDLSDDDIKSVFEAFGKIKSCTLARDPTTGKHKGYGFIEYEKAQSSQDAVSSMNLFDLGGQYLRVGKAVTPPMPLLTPATPGGLPPAAAVAAAAATAKITAQEAVAGAAVLGTLATPGLVSPALTLAQPLGALPQAVMAAQAPGVITGVTPARPPIPVTIPSVGVVNPILASPPTLGLLEPKKEKEEEELFPESERPEMLSEQEHMSISGSSARHMVMQKLLRKQESTVMVLRNMVDPKDIDDDLEGEVTEECGKFGAVNRVIIYQEKQGEEEDAEIIVKIFVEFSVASETHKAIQALNGRWFAGRKVVAEVYDQERFDNSDLSA is encoded by the exons ATGGCGACGGCGACCATAGCGCTA CAGGTCAATGGCCAGCAAGGAGGGGGGTCCGAGccggcagcagcggcggcggcggcggcagtggTGGCAGCGGGAGACAAATGGAAACCTCCACAG GGGACAGACTCCATCAAGATGGAGAACGGGCAGGGCACAGCCGCGAAGCTGGGACTGCCTCCCTTGACGCCCGAGCAGCAGGAGGCCCTCCAGAAG GCCAAGAAGTACGCCATGGAGCAGAGCATCAAGAGCGTGCTGGTGAAACAGACCATcgcccaccagcagcagcagcttaccaACCTGCAG ATGGCGGCTCAGCGGCAGCGGGCACTGGCCATCATGTGCCGGGTCTACGTGGGCTCCATCTACTACGAGCTAGGGGAGGACACCATCCGCCAGGCGTTCGCCCCCTTTGGGCCTATCAAGAGCATCGACATGTCCTGGGACTCCGTCACCATGAAGCACAAG GGCTTTGCGTTCGTGGAGTATGAGGTCCCAGAAGCCGCCCAGCTGGCCTTGGAGCAGATGAATtccgtgatgctgggaggcagGAACATCAAg GTGGGCAGACCCAGcaacatagggcaggctcagccCATCATAGACCAGCTGGCCGAGGAGGCGCGAGCCTTCAACCGCATCTACGTGGCTTCCGTGCACCAGGACCTCTCGGATGATGACATCAAGAGTGTGTTTGAGGCCTTTGGCAAGATCAAATCCTGCACGCTGGCTCGGGACCCCACGACTGGCAAACACAAGGGCTATGGCTTCATTG AATATGAGAAAGCCCAATCGTCCCAGGATGCTGTGTCTTCCATGAACCTTTTTGACCTGGGGGGCCAGTACTTGCGGGTGGGCAAGGCTGTCACACCCCCTATGCCCCTGCTTACACCGGCCACACCTGGAGGCCTCCCGCCGGCTGCTGCCGTGGCCGCAGCTGCAGCCACAGCCAAGATTACAGCTCAG GAAGCAGTGGCTGGAGCAGCAGTACTGGGTACCCTAGCCACTCCTGgactggtgtcccctgcactgactctGGCCCAGCCCCTGGGGGCTCTACCCCAGGCCGTCATGGCTGCCCAGGCCCCAGGAGTCATCACAG GTGTGACACCGGCTCGGCCTCCCATTCCGGTCACCATCCCCTCTGTTGGTGTGGTGAATCCCATCCTGGCCAGCCCTCCGACACTTGGTCTCCTGGAGCctaagaaggagaaggaggaggaggagctgttTCCCGAGTCGGAGCGGCCGGAGATGCTGAGTGAGCAGGAGCACATGAGCATCTCAGGAAGCAGTGCCCGCCACATGGTGATGCAGAAGCTCCTCCGCAAGCAGGAG TCCACAGTGATGGTTCTGCGTAACATGGTGGACCCCAAGGACATCGACGATGACCTGGAAGGGGAGGTGACTGAGGAGTGTGGCAAGTTTGGTGCTGTCAACCGTGTCATCATCTACCAAGAGAAGCAGGGCGAGGAAGAGGACGCGGAGATCATTGTCAAGATTTTTGTGGAGTTTTCTGTAGCCTCTGAGACTCACAAGGCCATCCAGGCCCTCAATGGGCGCTGGTTTGCTGGCCGCAAGGTGGTGGCTGAAGTGTATGACCAGGAGCGTTTTGATAACAGTGACCTCTCTGCATGA
- the PUF60 gene encoding poly(U)-binding-splicing factor PUF60 isoform X1 has protein sequence MATATIALVNGQQGGGSEPAAAAAAAAVVAAGDKWKPPQGTDSIKMENGQGTAAKLGLPPLTPEQQEALQKAKKYAMEQSIKSVLVKQTIAHQQQQLTNLQMAAVTMGFGDPLSPLQSMAAQRQRALAIMCRVYVGSIYYELGEDTIRQAFAPFGPIKSIDMSWDSVTMKHKGFAFVEYEVPEAAQLALEQMNSVMLGGRNIKVGRPSNIGQAQPIIDQLAEEARAFNRIYVASVHQDLSDDDIKSVFEAFGKIKSCTLARDPTTGKHKGYGFIEYEKAQSSQDAVSSMNLFDLGGQYLRVGKAVTPPMPLLTPATPGGLPPAAAVAAAAATAKITAQEAVAGAAVLGTLATPGLVSPALTLAQPLGALPQAVMAAQAPGVITGVTPARPPIPVTIPSVGVVNPILASPPTLGLLEPKKEKEEEELFPESERPEMLSEQEHMSISGSSARHMVMQKLLRKQESTVMVLRNMVDPKDIDDDLEGEVTEECGKFGAVNRVIIYQEKQGEEEDAEIIVKIFVEFSVASETHKAIQALNGRWFAGRKVVAEVYDQERFDNSDLSA, from the exons ATGGCGACGGCGACCATAGCGCTA GTCAATGGCCAGCAAGGAGGGGGGTCCGAGccggcagcagcggcggcggcggcggcagtggTGGCAGCGGGAGACAAATGGAAACCTCCACAG GGGACAGACTCCATCAAGATGGAGAACGGGCAGGGCACAGCCGCGAAGCTGGGACTGCCTCCCTTGACGCCCGAGCAGCAGGAGGCCCTCCAGAAG GCCAAGAAGTACGCCATGGAGCAGAGCATCAAGAGCGTGCTGGTGAAACAGACCATcgcccaccagcagcagcagcttaccaACCTGCAG ATGGCAGCAGTGACAATGGGCTTTGGAGATCCTCTCTCACCTTTGCAATCG ATGGCGGCTCAGCGGCAGCGGGCACTGGCCATCATGTGCCGGGTCTACGTGGGCTCCATCTACTACGAGCTAGGGGAGGACACCATCCGCCAGGCGTTCGCCCCCTTTGGGCCTATCAAGAGCATCGACATGTCCTGGGACTCCGTCACCATGAAGCACAAG GGCTTTGCGTTCGTGGAGTATGAGGTCCCAGAAGCCGCCCAGCTGGCCTTGGAGCAGATGAATtccgtgatgctgggaggcagGAACATCAAg GTGGGCAGACCCAGcaacatagggcaggctcagccCATCATAGACCAGCTGGCCGAGGAGGCGCGAGCCTTCAACCGCATCTACGTGGCTTCCGTGCACCAGGACCTCTCGGATGATGACATCAAGAGTGTGTTTGAGGCCTTTGGCAAGATCAAATCCTGCACGCTGGCTCGGGACCCCACGACTGGCAAACACAAGGGCTATGGCTTCATTG AATATGAGAAAGCCCAATCGTCCCAGGATGCTGTGTCTTCCATGAACCTTTTTGACCTGGGGGGCCAGTACTTGCGGGTGGGCAAGGCTGTCACACCCCCTATGCCCCTGCTTACACCGGCCACACCTGGAGGCCTCCCGCCGGCTGCTGCCGTGGCCGCAGCTGCAGCCACAGCCAAGATTACAGCTCAG GAAGCAGTGGCTGGAGCAGCAGTACTGGGTACCCTAGCCACTCCTGgactggtgtcccctgcactgactctGGCCCAGCCCCTGGGGGCTCTACCCCAGGCCGTCATGGCTGCCCAGGCCCCAGGAGTCATCACAG GTGTGACACCGGCTCGGCCTCCCATTCCGGTCACCATCCCCTCTGTTGGTGTGGTGAATCCCATCCTGGCCAGCCCTCCGACACTTGGTCTCCTGGAGCctaagaaggagaaggaggaggaggagctgttTCCCGAGTCGGAGCGGCCGGAGATGCTGAGTGAGCAGGAGCACATGAGCATCTCAGGAAGCAGTGCCCGCCACATGGTGATGCAGAAGCTCCTCCGCAAGCAGGAG TCCACAGTGATGGTTCTGCGTAACATGGTGGACCCCAAGGACATCGACGATGACCTGGAAGGGGAGGTGACTGAGGAGTGTGGCAAGTTTGGTGCTGTCAACCGTGTCATCATCTACCAAGAGAAGCAGGGCGAGGAAGAGGACGCGGAGATCATTGTCAAGATTTTTGTGGAGTTTTCTGTAGCCTCTGAGACTCACAAGGCCATCCAGGCCCTCAATGGGCGCTGGTTTGCTGGCCGCAAGGTGGTGGCTGAAGTGTATGACCAGGAGCGTTTTGATAACAGTGACCTCTCTGCATGA
- the PUF60 gene encoding poly(U)-binding-splicing factor PUF60 isoform X5, which translates to MATATIALGTDSIKMENGQGTAAKLGLPPLTPEQQEALQKAKKYAMEQSIKSVLVKQTIAHQQQQLTNLQMAAQRQRALAIMCRVYVGSIYYELGEDTIRQAFAPFGPIKSIDMSWDSVTMKHKGFAFVEYEVPEAAQLALEQMNSVMLGGRNIKVGRPSNIGQAQPIIDQLAEEARAFNRIYVASVHQDLSDDDIKSVFEAFGKIKSCTLARDPTTGKHKGYGFIEYEKAQSSQDAVSSMNLFDLGGQYLRVGKAVTPPMPLLTPATPGGLPPAAAVAAAAATAKITAQEAVAGAAVLGTLATPGLVSPALTLAQPLGALPQAVMAAQAPGVITGVTPARPPIPVTIPSVGVVNPILASPPTLGLLEPKKEKEEEELFPESERPEMLSEQEHMSISGSSARHMVMQKLLRKQESTVMVLRNMVDPKDIDDDLEGEVTEECGKFGAVNRVIIYQEKQGEEEDAEIIVKIFVEFSVASETHKAIQALNGRWFAGRKVVAEVYDQERFDNSDLSA; encoded by the exons ATGGCGACGGCGACCATAGCGCTA GGGACAGACTCCATCAAGATGGAGAACGGGCAGGGCACAGCCGCGAAGCTGGGACTGCCTCCCTTGACGCCCGAGCAGCAGGAGGCCCTCCAGAAG GCCAAGAAGTACGCCATGGAGCAGAGCATCAAGAGCGTGCTGGTGAAACAGACCATcgcccaccagcagcagcagcttaccaACCTGCAG ATGGCGGCTCAGCGGCAGCGGGCACTGGCCATCATGTGCCGGGTCTACGTGGGCTCCATCTACTACGAGCTAGGGGAGGACACCATCCGCCAGGCGTTCGCCCCCTTTGGGCCTATCAAGAGCATCGACATGTCCTGGGACTCCGTCACCATGAAGCACAAG GGCTTTGCGTTCGTGGAGTATGAGGTCCCAGAAGCCGCCCAGCTGGCCTTGGAGCAGATGAATtccgtgatgctgggaggcagGAACATCAAg GTGGGCAGACCCAGcaacatagggcaggctcagccCATCATAGACCAGCTGGCCGAGGAGGCGCGAGCCTTCAACCGCATCTACGTGGCTTCCGTGCACCAGGACCTCTCGGATGATGACATCAAGAGTGTGTTTGAGGCCTTTGGCAAGATCAAATCCTGCACGCTGGCTCGGGACCCCACGACTGGCAAACACAAGGGCTATGGCTTCATTG AATATGAGAAAGCCCAATCGTCCCAGGATGCTGTGTCTTCCATGAACCTTTTTGACCTGGGGGGCCAGTACTTGCGGGTGGGCAAGGCTGTCACACCCCCTATGCCCCTGCTTACACCGGCCACACCTGGAGGCCTCCCGCCGGCTGCTGCCGTGGCCGCAGCTGCAGCCACAGCCAAGATTACAGCTCAG GAAGCAGTGGCTGGAGCAGCAGTACTGGGTACCCTAGCCACTCCTGgactggtgtcccctgcactgactctGGCCCAGCCCCTGGGGGCTCTACCCCAGGCCGTCATGGCTGCCCAGGCCCCAGGAGTCATCACAG GTGTGACACCGGCTCGGCCTCCCATTCCGGTCACCATCCCCTCTGTTGGTGTGGTGAATCCCATCCTGGCCAGCCCTCCGACACTTGGTCTCCTGGAGCctaagaaggagaaggaggaggaggagctgttTCCCGAGTCGGAGCGGCCGGAGATGCTGAGTGAGCAGGAGCACATGAGCATCTCAGGAAGCAGTGCCCGCCACATGGTGATGCAGAAGCTCCTCCGCAAGCAGGAG TCCACAGTGATGGTTCTGCGTAACATGGTGGACCCCAAGGACATCGACGATGACCTGGAAGGGGAGGTGACTGAGGAGTGTGGCAAGTTTGGTGCTGTCAACCGTGTCATCATCTACCAAGAGAAGCAGGGCGAGGAAGAGGACGCGGAGATCATTGTCAAGATTTTTGTGGAGTTTTCTGTAGCCTCTGAGACTCACAAGGCCATCCAGGCCCTCAATGGGCGCTGGTTTGCTGGCCGCAAGGTGGTGGCTGAAGTGTATGACCAGGAGCGTTTTGATAACAGTGACCTCTCTGCATGA
- the PUF60 gene encoding poly(U)-binding-splicing factor PUF60 isoform X6, giving the protein MATATIALQVNGQQGGGSEPAAAAAAAAVVAAGDKWKPPQGTDSIKMENGQGTAAKLGLPPLTPEQQEALQKAKKYAMEQSIKSVLVKQTIAHQQQQLTNLQMAAVTMGFGDPLSPLQSMAAQRQRALAIMCRVYVGSIYYELGEDTIRQAFAPFGPIKSIDMSWDSVTMKHKGFAFVEYEVPEAAQLALEQMNSVMLGGRNIKVGRPSNIGQAQPIIDQLAEEARAFNRIYVASVHQDLSDDDIKSVFEAFGKIKSCTLARDPTTGKHKGYGFIEYEKAQSSQDAVSSMNLFDLGGQYLRVGKAVTPPMPLLTPATPGGLPPAAAVAAAAATAKITAQEAVAGAAVLGTLATPGLVSPALTLAQPLGALPQAVMAAQAPGVITGVTPARPPIPVTIPSVGVVNPILASPPTLGLLEPKKEKEEEELFPESERPEMLSEQEHMSISGSSARHMVMQKLLRKQESTVMVLRNMVDPKDIDDDLEGEVTEECGKFGAVNRVIIYQEKQGEEEDAEIIVKIFVEFSVASETHKAIQALNGRWFAGRKVVAEVYDQERFDNSDLSA; this is encoded by the exons ATGGCGACGGCGACCATAGCGCTA CAGGTCAATGGCCAGCAAGGAGGGGGGTCCGAGccggcagcagcggcggcggcggcggcagtggTGGCAGCGGGAGACAAATGGAAACCTCCACAG GGGACAGACTCCATCAAGATGGAGAACGGGCAGGGCACAGCCGCGAAGCTGGGACTGCCTCCCTTGACGCCCGAGCAGCAGGAGGCCCTCCAGAAG GCCAAGAAGTACGCCATGGAGCAGAGCATCAAGAGCGTGCTGGTGAAACAGACCATcgcccaccagcagcagcagcttaccaACCTGCAG ATGGCAGCAGTGACAATGGGCTTTGGAGATCCTCTCTCACCTTTGCAATCG ATGGCGGCTCAGCGGCAGCGGGCACTGGCCATCATGTGCCGGGTCTACGTGGGCTCCATCTACTACGAGCTAGGGGAGGACACCATCCGCCAGGCGTTCGCCCCCTTTGGGCCTATCAAGAGCATCGACATGTCCTGGGACTCCGTCACCATGAAGCACAAG GGCTTTGCGTTCGTGGAGTATGAGGTCCCAGAAGCCGCCCAGCTGGCCTTGGAGCAGATGAATtccgtgatgctgggaggcagGAACATCAAg GTGGGCAGACCCAGcaacatagggcaggctcagccCATCATAGACCAGCTGGCCGAGGAGGCGCGAGCCTTCAACCGCATCTACGTGGCTTCCGTGCACCAGGACCTCTCGGATGATGACATCAAGAGTGTGTTTGAGGCCTTTGGCAAGATCAAATCCTGCACGCTGGCTCGGGACCCCACGACTGGCAAACACAAGGGCTATGGCTTCATTG AATATGAGAAAGCCCAATCGTCCCAGGATGCTGTGTCTTCCATGAACCTTTTTGACCTGGGGGGCCAGTACTTGCGGGTGGGCAAGGCTGTCACACCCCCTATGCCCCTGCTTACACCGGCCACACCTGGAGGCCTCCCGCCGGCTGCTGCCGTGGCCGCAGCTGCAGCCACAGCCAAGATTACAGCTCAG GAAGCAGTGGCTGGAGCAGCAGTACTGGGTACCCTAGCCACTCCTGgactggtgtcccctgcactgactctGGCCCAGCCCCTGGGGGCTCTACCCCAGGCCGTCATGGCTGCCCAGGCCCCAGGAGTCATCACAG GTGTGACACCGGCTCGGCCTCCCATTCCGGTCACCATCCCCTCTGTTGGTGTGGTGAATCCCATCCTGGCCAGCCCTCCGACACTTGGTCTCCTGGAGCctaagaaggagaaggaggaggaggagctgttTCCCGAGTCGGAGCGGCCGGAGATGCTGAGTGAGCAGGAGCACATGAGCATCTCAGGAAGCAGTGCCCGCCACATGGTGATGCAGAAGCTCCTCCGCAAGCAGGAG TCCACAGTGATGGTTCTGCGTAACATGGTGGACCCCAAGGACATCGACGATGACCTGGAAGGGGAGGTGACTGAGGAGTGTGGCAAGTTTGGTGCTGTCAACCGTGTCATCATCTACCAAGAGAAGCAGGGCGAGGAAGAGGACGCGGAGATCATTGTCAAGATTTTTGTGGAGTTTTCTGTAGCCTCTGAGACTCACAAGGCCATCCAGGCCCTCAATGGGCGCTGGTTTGCTGGCCGCAAGGTGGTGGCTGAAGTGTATGACCAGGAGCGTTTTGATAACAGTGACCTCTCTGCATGA
- the PUF60 gene encoding poly(U)-binding-splicing factor PUF60 isoform X4 translates to MATATIALGTDSIKMENGQGTAAKLGLPPLTPEQQEALQKAKKYAMEQSIKSVLVKQTIAHQQQQLTNLQMAAVTMGFGDPLSPLQSMAAQRQRALAIMCRVYVGSIYYELGEDTIRQAFAPFGPIKSIDMSWDSVTMKHKGFAFVEYEVPEAAQLALEQMNSVMLGGRNIKVGRPSNIGQAQPIIDQLAEEARAFNRIYVASVHQDLSDDDIKSVFEAFGKIKSCTLARDPTTGKHKGYGFIEYEKAQSSQDAVSSMNLFDLGGQYLRVGKAVTPPMPLLTPATPGGLPPAAAVAAAAATAKITAQEAVAGAAVLGTLATPGLVSPALTLAQPLGALPQAVMAAQAPGVITGVTPARPPIPVTIPSVGVVNPILASPPTLGLLEPKKEKEEEELFPESERPEMLSEQEHMSISGSSARHMVMQKLLRKQESTVMVLRNMVDPKDIDDDLEGEVTEECGKFGAVNRVIIYQEKQGEEEDAEIIVKIFVEFSVASETHKAIQALNGRWFAGRKVVAEVYDQERFDNSDLSA, encoded by the exons ATGGCGACGGCGACCATAGCGCTA GGGACAGACTCCATCAAGATGGAGAACGGGCAGGGCACAGCCGCGAAGCTGGGACTGCCTCCCTTGACGCCCGAGCAGCAGGAGGCCCTCCAGAAG GCCAAGAAGTACGCCATGGAGCAGAGCATCAAGAGCGTGCTGGTGAAACAGACCATcgcccaccagcagcagcagcttaccaACCTGCAG ATGGCAGCAGTGACAATGGGCTTTGGAGATCCTCTCTCACCTTTGCAATCG ATGGCGGCTCAGCGGCAGCGGGCACTGGCCATCATGTGCCGGGTCTACGTGGGCTCCATCTACTACGAGCTAGGGGAGGACACCATCCGCCAGGCGTTCGCCCCCTTTGGGCCTATCAAGAGCATCGACATGTCCTGGGACTCCGTCACCATGAAGCACAAG GGCTTTGCGTTCGTGGAGTATGAGGTCCCAGAAGCCGCCCAGCTGGCCTTGGAGCAGATGAATtccgtgatgctgggaggcagGAACATCAAg GTGGGCAGACCCAGcaacatagggcaggctcagccCATCATAGACCAGCTGGCCGAGGAGGCGCGAGCCTTCAACCGCATCTACGTGGCTTCCGTGCACCAGGACCTCTCGGATGATGACATCAAGAGTGTGTTTGAGGCCTTTGGCAAGATCAAATCCTGCACGCTGGCTCGGGACCCCACGACTGGCAAACACAAGGGCTATGGCTTCATTG AATATGAGAAAGCCCAATCGTCCCAGGATGCTGTGTCTTCCATGAACCTTTTTGACCTGGGGGGCCAGTACTTGCGGGTGGGCAAGGCTGTCACACCCCCTATGCCCCTGCTTACACCGGCCACACCTGGAGGCCTCCCGCCGGCTGCTGCCGTGGCCGCAGCTGCAGCCACAGCCAAGATTACAGCTCAG GAAGCAGTGGCTGGAGCAGCAGTACTGGGTACCCTAGCCACTCCTGgactggtgtcccctgcactgactctGGCCCAGCCCCTGGGGGCTCTACCCCAGGCCGTCATGGCTGCCCAGGCCCCAGGAGTCATCACAG GTGTGACACCGGCTCGGCCTCCCATTCCGGTCACCATCCCCTCTGTTGGTGTGGTGAATCCCATCCTGGCCAGCCCTCCGACACTTGGTCTCCTGGAGCctaagaaggagaaggaggaggaggagctgttTCCCGAGTCGGAGCGGCCGGAGATGCTGAGTGAGCAGGAGCACATGAGCATCTCAGGAAGCAGTGCCCGCCACATGGTGATGCAGAAGCTCCTCCGCAAGCAGGAG TCCACAGTGATGGTTCTGCGTAACATGGTGGACCCCAAGGACATCGACGATGACCTGGAAGGGGAGGTGACTGAGGAGTGTGGCAAGTTTGGTGCTGTCAACCGTGTCATCATCTACCAAGAGAAGCAGGGCGAGGAAGAGGACGCGGAGATCATTGTCAAGATTTTTGTGGAGTTTTCTGTAGCCTCTGAGACTCACAAGGCCATCCAGGCCCTCAATGGGCGCTGGTTTGCTGGCCGCAAGGTGGTGGCTGAAGTGTATGACCAGGAGCGTTTTGATAACAGTGACCTCTCTGCATGA
- the PUF60 gene encoding poly(U)-binding-splicing factor PUF60 isoform X3, with the protein MATATIALVNGQQGGGSEPAAAAAAAAVVAAGDKWKPPQGTDSIKMENGQGTAAKLGLPPLTPEQQEALQKAKKYAMEQSIKSVLVKQTIAHQQQQLTNLQMAAQRQRALAIMCRVYVGSIYYELGEDTIRQAFAPFGPIKSIDMSWDSVTMKHKGFAFVEYEVPEAAQLALEQMNSVMLGGRNIKVGRPSNIGQAQPIIDQLAEEARAFNRIYVASVHQDLSDDDIKSVFEAFGKIKSCTLARDPTTGKHKGYGFIEYEKAQSSQDAVSSMNLFDLGGQYLRVGKAVTPPMPLLTPATPGGLPPAAAVAAAAATAKITAQEAVAGAAVLGTLATPGLVSPALTLAQPLGALPQAVMAAQAPGVITGVTPARPPIPVTIPSVGVVNPILASPPTLGLLEPKKEKEEEELFPESERPEMLSEQEHMSISGSSARHMVMQKLLRKQESTVMVLRNMVDPKDIDDDLEGEVTEECGKFGAVNRVIIYQEKQGEEEDAEIIVKIFVEFSVASETHKAIQALNGRWFAGRKVVAEVYDQERFDNSDLSA; encoded by the exons ATGGCGACGGCGACCATAGCGCTA GTCAATGGCCAGCAAGGAGGGGGGTCCGAGccggcagcagcggcggcggcggcggcagtggTGGCAGCGGGAGACAAATGGAAACCTCCACAG GGGACAGACTCCATCAAGATGGAGAACGGGCAGGGCACAGCCGCGAAGCTGGGACTGCCTCCCTTGACGCCCGAGCAGCAGGAGGCCCTCCAGAAG GCCAAGAAGTACGCCATGGAGCAGAGCATCAAGAGCGTGCTGGTGAAACAGACCATcgcccaccagcagcagcagcttaccaACCTGCAG ATGGCGGCTCAGCGGCAGCGGGCACTGGCCATCATGTGCCGGGTCTACGTGGGCTCCATCTACTACGAGCTAGGGGAGGACACCATCCGCCAGGCGTTCGCCCCCTTTGGGCCTATCAAGAGCATCGACATGTCCTGGGACTCCGTCACCATGAAGCACAAG GGCTTTGCGTTCGTGGAGTATGAGGTCCCAGAAGCCGCCCAGCTGGCCTTGGAGCAGATGAATtccgtgatgctgggaggcagGAACATCAAg GTGGGCAGACCCAGcaacatagggcaggctcagccCATCATAGACCAGCTGGCCGAGGAGGCGCGAGCCTTCAACCGCATCTACGTGGCTTCCGTGCACCAGGACCTCTCGGATGATGACATCAAGAGTGTGTTTGAGGCCTTTGGCAAGATCAAATCCTGCACGCTGGCTCGGGACCCCACGACTGGCAAACACAAGGGCTATGGCTTCATTG AATATGAGAAAGCCCAATCGTCCCAGGATGCTGTGTCTTCCATGAACCTTTTTGACCTGGGGGGCCAGTACTTGCGGGTGGGCAAGGCTGTCACACCCCCTATGCCCCTGCTTACACCGGCCACACCTGGAGGCCTCCCGCCGGCTGCTGCCGTGGCCGCAGCTGCAGCCACAGCCAAGATTACAGCTCAG GAAGCAGTGGCTGGAGCAGCAGTACTGGGTACCCTAGCCACTCCTGgactggtgtcccctgcactgactctGGCCCAGCCCCTGGGGGCTCTACCCCAGGCCGTCATGGCTGCCCAGGCCCCAGGAGTCATCACAG GTGTGACACCGGCTCGGCCTCCCATTCCGGTCACCATCCCCTCTGTTGGTGTGGTGAATCCCATCCTGGCCAGCCCTCCGACACTTGGTCTCCTGGAGCctaagaaggagaaggaggaggaggagctgttTCCCGAGTCGGAGCGGCCGGAGATGCTGAGTGAGCAGGAGCACATGAGCATCTCAGGAAGCAGTGCCCGCCACATGGTGATGCAGAAGCTCCTCCGCAAGCAGGAG TCCACAGTGATGGTTCTGCGTAACATGGTGGACCCCAAGGACATCGACGATGACCTGGAAGGGGAGGTGACTGAGGAGTGTGGCAAGTTTGGTGCTGTCAACCGTGTCATCATCTACCAAGAGAAGCAGGGCGAGGAAGAGGACGCGGAGATCATTGTCAAGATTTTTGTGGAGTTTTCTGTAGCCTCTGAGACTCACAAGGCCATCCAGGCCCTCAATGGGCGCTGGTTTGCTGGCCGCAAGGTGGTGGCTGAAGTGTATGACCAGGAGCGTTTTGATAACAGTGACCTCTCTGCATGA